The following are from one region of the Acomys russatus chromosome 32, mAcoRus1.1, whole genome shotgun sequence genome:
- the LOC127184182 gene encoding fas apoptotic inhibitory molecule 1 isoform X1 — protein sequence MASGDDSPIFEDDESPLYSLEKMTDLVAVWDVALSDGVHKIEFEHGTTSGKRVVYVDGKEEIRKEWMFKLVGKETFCVGAAKTKATINIEAVSGFAYEYTLEIDGKSLKKYMESRSKTTNTWVLHLDGEDLRVVLEKDTMDVWCNGQKMETAGEFVDDGTETHFSVGNHDCYIKAVSSGKRREGLIHTLIVDNREVPELAQ from the exons ATGGCATCTGGAGATGACAGTCCTATCTTTGAAGATGATGAAag CCCTCTTTATAGCCTGGAAAAAATGACAGATCTTGTAGCTGTTTGGGATGTTGCATTGAGTGACGGAGTCCACAAGATTGAATTTGAGCATGGAACCACCTCAGGCAAACGTGTCGTGTATGTGGATGGGAAG GAAGAGATAAGAAAAGAGTGGATGTTCAAATTGGTGGGCAAAGAAACGTTCTGTGTTGGAGCTGCAAAAACCAAAGCTACTATAAATATAGAGGCCGTCAGTGGCTTCGCGTATGAATACACACTGGAGATCGATGGGAAAAGCCTCAAGAAGTACATGGAGAGCAGATCCAAGACCACCAACACCTGGGTGCTGCATTTGGATGGCGAAGACTTGAGAGTTGTTCTGG AAAAAGACACTATGGACGTATGGTGCAATGGTCAGAAAATGGAGACAGCA GGCGAGTTTGTAGATGACGGGACCGAAACACACTTCAGCGTTGGGAACCATGACTGTTACATAAAGGCTGTCAGCAgcgggaagaggagggaagggcttatCCACACGCTCATAGTGGACAACAGGGAAGTCCCAGAGCTCGCTCAGTGA
- the LOC127184182 gene encoding fas apoptotic inhibitory molecule 1 isoform X2 produces the protein MTDLVAVWDVALSDGVHKIEFEHGTTSGKRVVYVDGKEEIRKEWMFKLVGKETFCVGAAKTKATINIEAVSGFAYEYTLEIDGKSLKKYMESRSKTTNTWVLHLDGEDLRVVLEKDTMDVWCNGQKMETAGEFVDDGTETHFSVGNHDCYIKAVSSGKRREGLIHTLIVDNREVPELAQ, from the exons ATGACAGATCTTGTAGCTGTTTGGGATGTTGCATTGAGTGACGGAGTCCACAAGATTGAATTTGAGCATGGAACCACCTCAGGCAAACGTGTCGTGTATGTGGATGGGAAG GAAGAGATAAGAAAAGAGTGGATGTTCAAATTGGTGGGCAAAGAAACGTTCTGTGTTGGAGCTGCAAAAACCAAAGCTACTATAAATATAGAGGCCGTCAGTGGCTTCGCGTATGAATACACACTGGAGATCGATGGGAAAAGCCTCAAGAAGTACATGGAGAGCAGATCCAAGACCACCAACACCTGGGTGCTGCATTTGGATGGCGAAGACTTGAGAGTTGTTCTGG AAAAAGACACTATGGACGTATGGTGCAATGGTCAGAAAATGGAGACAGCA GGCGAGTTTGTAGATGACGGGACCGAAACACACTTCAGCGTTGGGAACCATGACTGTTACATAAAGGCTGTCAGCAgcgggaagaggagggaagggcttatCCACACGCTCATAGTGGACAACAGGGAAGTCCCAGAGCTCGCTCAGTGA